One genomic region from Drosophila busckii strain San Diego stock center, stock number 13000-0081.31 chromosome 3R, ASM1175060v1, whole genome shotgun sequence encodes:
- the LOC108602905 gene encoding cytochrome c-type heme lyase produces the protein MGNQALASVQMEASKSMPSDHAKYMSAAGGSPPPECPMHQKQGDNKSASAVPPHPKMQAASECPVQHDNTDVNPLNMMPPANQQPAADQPFPLPTDRQTSSIPKVTEDGTVQFWQYPSQQMFWNAMLRKGWRWKTEDVSQKDMGDIIRIHNANNEQAWQEVLKWEALHAKECGNPRLKSFGGKAKDFSPRARFRSWLGYELPFDRHDWIVDRCGKDVRYVIDYYDGGLVDKDYRFALLDVRPAMDSVDNAWDRMRVAYMRWKFELSEKFGSGKVSAGSE, from the exons ATGGGCAATCAAGCACTGGCCAGTGTGCAAATGGAAGCTAGCAAAAGCATGCCAAGCGACCATGCTAAATATATGTCCGCCGCTGGCGGTTCTCCTCCGCCAGAATGCCCCATGCATCAGAAGCAGGGCGATAACAAATCTGCCTCGGCAGTGCCACCACATCCAAAAATGCAGGCAGCATCCGAGTGTCCTGTGCAGCATGACAACACTGACGTAAATCCACTAAACATGATGCCTCCAGCCAATCAACAGCCTGCGGCCGACCAGCCCTTCCCATTGCCCACAGATCGTCAAACTTCGAGCATACCAAAGGTAACGGAGGACGGAACCGTCCAGTTTTGGCAGTATCCTAGCCAGCAAATGTTCTGGAATGCCATGTTGCGCAAGGGCTGGCGCTGGAAGACCGAGGACGTTTCACAGAAGGATATGGGCGATATCATACGCATACACAATGCCAATAACGAACAAGCATGGCAGGAAGTGCTTAAGTGGGAGGCGCTACACGCCAAGGAATGTGGCAATCCACGTCTAAAGAGCTTTGGTGGCAAGGCCAAAGACTTCAGTCCACGTGCACGCTTCCGCAGCTGGTTGGG CTATGAACTTCCTTTTGACCGTCACGACTGGATTGTCGACCGATGTGGCAAGGACGTACGCTATGTCATTGACTACTATGATGGTGGTCTTGTGGACAAGGATTaccgctttgctttgcttgacGTGCGCCCGGCCATGGACTCTGTGGACAATGCTTGGGATCGCATGCGCGTGGCTTACATGCGCTGGAAATTTGAATTGTCGGAGAAATTCGGCAGTGGCAAAGTGTCAGCCGGAAGTGAATGA
- the LOC108602898 gene encoding transmembrane protein 181 produces the protein MAKTPIDPSGLGYAYHLPTGGLLLRLKNSLSQFSDLFSEFNKYISPAFFHDRCERSVHMRMYSMHKREFVMVFLGFFTCFGLGIIIGLTGPPITNTDALTSKQILANTSLAQSKTVLATGPFAMKSPLMTTYSQQLWLIAKLVTANNDDERYDKSFQISVTIDGISEQHKPLSILGAGTAHNRTRHLVCERNDCEEFTVMHLGFLDYAHYIITVRFAGLESFHQKYNIRGITFYFKTYSPEFTQIEIWFRFIFLLFTFIVICWYAHTLRKYPVYDWSIEQKWLSVLLPLLLLYNNPFFPLIFLMNSWLPGMLDAVLQATFLSALLMFWLCIYHGLRQNERRFVSFYLIKIMVVLPIWLCAIVLATWEKCNELRDPTYSHFVDTKNYNGLKTFFYIACCMYVIYLGLLLLRAYTELRSMPYFDVRLKFLTLLMLFVLSISITVTTSRFGFGILEDNFVANLNTTYRSSAQFMCFYGLLNFYLYTMAYVYSPDGRFAQAELAVTKDNPAISMIDDSDEDVVYGSDEESRRPLNSMAGAGGKNDYDSD, from the exons ATGGCCAAAACACCCATTGATCCCTCCGGCTTGGGCTATGCCTATCACCTGCCCACTggtgggctgctgctgcgcctcaAGAACTCCTTGTCGCAGTTCAGTGATTTGTTTagcgaatttaataaatatatatcgcCCGCCTTTTTTCACGATCGCTGCGAAAGATCCGTACACATGCGCATGTATTCCATGCACAAGCGTGAGTTTGTCATGGTGTTCCTAGGATTCTTCACCTGCTTTGGATTGGGCATCATTATTGGCTTGACCGGTCCGCCCATAACCAACACAGATGCACTTACGTCTAAGCAGATATTGGCAAACACTAGTCTGGCGCAAAGCAAAACGGTGCTGGCCACAGGACCATTTGCGATGAAGTCGCCACTGATGACCACCTACTCCCAGCAGCTGTGGCTCATAGCCAAACTGGTTACTGCTAATAACGATG ATGAGCGCTACGACAAGAGTTTTCAAATTAGCGTCACCATCGACGGCATCAGCGAGCAGCACAAGCCATTGAGCATTCTTGGAGCCGGCACAGCTCACAATCGCACGCGCCACTTGGTCTGTGAGCGCAATGATTGCGAGGAATTCACTGTGATGCATTTGGGTTTTCTGGACTATGCGCATTATATTATAACGGTGCGCTTTGCGGGTCTGGAATCGTTTCATCAAAAGTACAATATACGCGGCATTACCTTCTAC TTTAAAACCTACAGCCCTGAGTTTACGCAAATAGAAATTTGGTTCCGTTTTATCTTTTTGCTCTTCacctttattgttatt TGCTGGTATGCACATACCCTACGCAAATATCCTGTCTACGACTGGTCCATTGAGCAGAAATGGCTTTCcgtgctgctgccactgctgctgctctacaACA ATCCATTTTTTCCGCTTATTTTCCTTATGAACTCATGGCTGCCTGGCATGTTGGATGCAGTGCTGCAGGCCACATTTCTGTCGGCGCTGCTCATGTTCTGGCTCTGCATTTATCATGGCTTGCGTCAGAATGAACGTCGCTTTGTTAGCTTCTATCTGATCAAGATTATGGTGGTGCTGCCCATATGGCTGTGCGCCATTGTCTTGGCTACTTGGGAGAAGTGCAATGAGCTGCGTGATCCTACCTACAGTCACTTTGTTGATACCAAAAATTATAAC GGTCTTAAAACCTTTTTCTACATTGCCTGCTGCATGTATGTGATCTACTTGGGTTTGCTGTTACTCCGCGCCTACACAGAGCTGCGCTCAATGCCCTACTTTG ATGTGCGGTTAAAGTTTCTAACGCTACTGATGCTTTTTGTGCTGTCCATATCCATAACAGTGACCACTagtcgctttggctttggcatacTGGAGGATAACTTTGTGGCCAATCTGAATACAACGTACCGCAGTTCGGCGCAATTTATGTGTTTCTATGGTCTGTTGAATTTCTATCTGTACACCATGGCGTATGTGTATTCTCCAGATGGTCGCTTTGCGCAAGCGGAGCTAGCTGTAACCAAAGATAATCCAGCCATTTCCATGATTGATGACTCCGACGAGGATGTTGTCTATGGCTCCGATGAGGAGTCACGTCGGCCCCTTAACTCTATGGCCGGAGCTGGCGGCAAGAACGACTACGATAGCGATTAA
- the LOC108602894 gene encoding pre-mRNA-processing factor 17, whose amino-acid sequence MLGLQNYASSSEGEEDNEKAETEALHLQPLDREHSLSLAVCAAPDVVPIGAAAVARTLDPTLKEVCYNPRYDEMFAPVKGPEHPDMTMQQRAPRNTLAGYVEKAHINAFEFENQRRTFHTYGYALDPTVDETADGQSYVGDLQSAYDDNGKTVFESPKPKKMRKQEKNDNPEDIEGFLGPWGKYENEVTVAKPNEQERAELDELLSKRHKRGRIPEDKPLEEKSTLHIKDAYDYQGRSYLHAPHDLGVNLRSNAPPPKCFLPKAHIHTWSGHNKGISSIRWFPKTAHLLLSGSMDCKVKLWEVYGDRRCIRTFAGHRQAIKDTAWNNKGSHFLSASYDRYIKLWDAETGDVVSRFTTRKMPFCVKFHPDNSKQHLFVAGTSDKKIICWDTRSGDIVQEYDRHLGSVSTITFVDDNRRFVTTSDDKSMRIWEWDIPVDMKYIADPTMHSMPAVTLAPNGKWMACQSLDNKIVIFSALNRFKMNRKKTFTGHMVSGYACQLDFSPDMSYLVSGDGDGKCYIWDWKTTKMYKKWQAHEGVCISALWHPHEASKLVTAGWDGQIKYWD is encoded by the exons ATGCTGGGCTTGCAAAATTACGCCAGCTCCTCAGAGGGGGAGGAGGACAACGAGAAAGCAGAAACCGaggctttgcatttgcagccgCTCGACAGAGAACACTCTTTGTCGTTGGCAGTGTGTGCGGCACCAGATGTAGTGCccattggagcagcagcagtggctaGAACGCTGGATCCCACGCTTAAGGAGGTGTGCTACAACCCACGGTATGACGAAATGTTTGCACCAGTGAAAGGACCAGAACATCCCGACATGACCATGCAACAGCGAGCGCCGCGTAATACATTGGCTGGTTATGTGGAGAAGGCGCATATAAATGCATTCGAGTTTGAAAATCAACGCCGCACATTTCACACCTATGGCTATGCCTTGGACCCCACTGTAGATGAGACAGCGGATGGGCAGTCTTATGTGGGAGACTTGCAGTCGGCTTATGATGACAATGGCAAGACAGTATTTGAatcgccaaagccaaaaaaaatgcgTAAGCAAGAAAAGAATGATAATCCTGAGGATATTGAAGGCTTTCTGGGTCCCTGGGGTAAGTATGAGAATGAGGTAACAGTAGCCAAGCCAAATGAACAGGAGCGCGCCGAACTGGACGAGTTGCTCTCCAAGCGACACAAGCGTGGACGCATACCCGAAGACAAACCGCTGGAGGAGAAGTCCACGTTGCATA TTAAGGACGCCTACGATTACCAGGGACGTTCATATTTGCATGCGCCACATGATCTGGGTGTAAATTTGCGTTCCAATGCGCCGCCACCGAAATGCTTTTTGCCCAAAGCGCATATACACACCTGGTCTGGTCACAACAAGGGTATATCATCCATACGCTGGTTTCCTAAGACAGCACATCTGCTGCTCTCGGGCTCAATGGATTGTAAGGTCAAGCTCTGGGAGGTGTATGGCGACCGACGTTGCATACGCACATTTGCCGGTCATCGACAGGCTATCAAGGACACCGCCTGGAACAACAAAGGCTCACATTTTCTATCTGCCTCCTATGATCGCTATATAAAGTTGTGGGATGCGGAAACAGGCGATGTGGTGTCTAGGTTTACCACACGCAAAATGCCGTTCTGTGTCAAGTTTCATCCGGACAATAGCAAACAGCATTTGTTTGTAGCAGGCACATCGGACAAGAAGATTATCTGC TGGGACACGCGGAGCGGAGATATTGTGCAGGAATATGATCGTCATTTGGGTTCGGTGAGCACCATTACCTTTGTGGATGACAACCGCCGCTTTGTAACCACTTCGGACGACAAATCCATGCGCATTTGGGAGTGGGATATACCAGTCGATATGAAGTATATTGCTGATCCCACTATGCATTCCATGCCAGCCGTTACCTTGGCGCCCAATGGCAAATGGATGGCCTGCCAATCGCTGGACAACAAGATTGTTATATTCTCTGCGTTGAATCGCTTTAAAATGAATCGCAAGAAGACCTTCACTGGTCACATGGTCTCGGGCTATGCCTGCCAGCTGGACTTTTCGCCAGACATGAGCTATCTAGTCTCCGGTGATGGCGACGGCAAGTGCTACATTTGGGATTGGAAGACTACAAAGATGTACAAGAAATGGCAGGCGCATGAGGGCGTGTGCATAAGCGCTTTATGGCATCCGCATGAAGCCAGTAAGTTAGTCACAGCTGGCTGGGATGGTCAGATTAAATATTGGGATTAG
- the LOC108602907 gene encoding uncharacterized protein LOC108602907 yields the protein MELNINVVVFILYSMLVLYLQFFVNKYTEIVRRL from the coding sequence ATGGAATTAAACATAAacgttgttgttttcattttgtattctATGTTGGTTTTATATTTACAGTTTTTTGTGAATAAGTATACAGAAATAGTGCGCCGTCTTTAA
- the LOC108602899 gene encoding NADH dehydrogenase [ubiquinone] 1 alpha subcomplex subunit 10, mitochondrial has translation MTAVLRVGLVGLVGRGATASPTLLQALPAAFMQKCNISGRTMRGGPRVPKAAPYPYKTKNYTVFNSFFDKTSKRFDENSKVICVEGPIAAGKSKFGKELAEELDMQYFPAVDMDLIYINSYGYDMRKLDPELPPSCRSFDVRDFCKNPNHDHAALFQIQMYMLRYSQYIDALQHILSTGQGVVLQRSPYSDFVFMEAMFRQGYISKGARSVYNELRQNTIFELLKPHLVIYLDMPVNAVQQKIKERNLEHETNSKVFSEAYLRDLDMLYKQHYLKDIATHAELLIYDWTAGGETEVVVEDIERIDFAQHEVDAHNKKMADWRFMLETQWCEARIKYCKEKSDLMNYFNVPRFDVPELLRNADDSKVWRDVWYNAPGMKYRPGYNADVGDTGLLTKNKVGINEAI, from the exons ATGACTGCCGTGTTGCGTGTTGGCCTAGTGGGGCTAGTTGGCCGCGGCGCCACTGCATCCCCTACACTGTTGCAGGCGCTGCCGGCTGCCTTCATGCAGAAATGCAACATCTCGGGTAGGACAATGCGTGGCGGTCCGCGTGTGCCAAAAGCTGCACCCTATCCATACAAGACGAAGAACTACACTGTTTTCAATTCATTCTTCGACAAGACCTCAAAACGCTTCGATGAAAACTCGAAAGTCATTTGCGTCGAGGGTCCCATTGCTGCGGGCAAATCAAAGTTTGGCAAAGAGCTAGCCGAGGAGCTGGACATGCAATATTTTCCAGCCGTAGATATGGATCTGATTTATATCAACTCTTATGGTTATGACATGCGCAAACTGGATCCTGAGCTACCGCCCAGCTGCCGCAGTTTTGATGTGCGCGATTTCTGCAAGAATCCCAACCACGATCATGCAGCACTTTTccagatacaaatgtatatgctGCGCTACTCGCAATACATTGATGCGCTGCAGCACATACTGTCCACTGGCCAAGGTGTTGTGCTACAGCGCAGCCCCTACTCAGACTTTGTCTTCATGGAGGCAATGTTCCGTCAGGGCTATATCTCCAAGGGCGCACGCTCTGTCTACAATGAGCTGCGCCAAAACACCATTTTCGAGCTGCTGAAGCCGCATTTGGTCATCTACCTGGATATGCCCGTGAATGCAGTACAGCAGAAGATCAAGGAACGTAACTTGGAGCATGAAACGAACTCAAAGGTGTTTAGCGAGGCCTATTTACGCGACTTGGATATGCTGTACAAGCAGCATTACCTGAAGGATATCGCCACGCACGCCGAGTTGCTGATCTACGACTGGACCGCTGGCGGCGAAACCGAAGTCGTTGTGGAGGATATCGAACGTATTGACTTTGCCCAGCACGAGGTTGATGCACATAATAAGAAAATGGCCGATTGGCGTTTCATGCTCGAGACCCAGTGGTGTGAGGCACGCATCAAGTACTGCAAAGAAAAGTCCGACCTGATGAACTACTTCAATGTGCCGCGCTTCGACGTGCCCGAGCTGTTGCGCAATGCCGATGACAGCAAAGTCTGGCGCGATGTCTGGTATAAT GCGCCTGGCATGAAGTACCGCCCTGGCTACAATGCGGATGTGGGTGACACCGGTTTGTTGACCAAGAATAAAGTCGGCATCAATGAGGCCATCTAG